The genomic interval ATAAGCAATACTCCCCAAAACCAAAATCGTTTTAATCCAGCTTTTGCGTAGTTAAAAAAGAAGTATATACCAGTGAGAGCCGTAAGGATGGCAATCGTAAAAGCAGGAACTCCAAACCCTTTATAAATAAAAAAATGACTTATGCGAGCTCCCACAAGGTTAAGCCAGTTTGCACTAGCGTCATCACGTGTACCTTCTGCTATTAAACTTTGGTCTATTTTCCAGGTAAAAAGGTATGACGTAAATGCGATGAATAAGCCTAAGCCTAGGAAAAATAGAAAACTCCCCAAAATAATCTGTTGCTGTCGCGACAGTTTAAAGGATATAGGTTTTCTGGTAGACGTTTTTTTAGTTTTCTTACGCGTAGTTTTCTTTTTAGCCATAAAAGCGTAGCGGTAATCGTTTTTTGATTGGAGTTAAAAATACAATATTGAAACGTAAAAATTTGCAGTTTGGTGTTTAAGAATATTGGAAGTTAACAGATTTGTATTTCTAAAGTGCTTCTTTTCTAAACTCACAATAAGAAGATCTTTACTAAAAAACTTTTGGAAAATAAATTATCACTGCAACAACTACGGAGGCTAGAGCCGCAATACCTACGGCACCTGCTGCTACATCTTTTATCTTCCCTATTTTTACATGAAAATCTGGATGTATAAAGTCTGCAATACCTTCAATTGCTGTGTTTAAGCCCTCTGCTGTCATGACGAGACCTATGCATAACGTTTGTGCCATCCACTCTATACGAGAAATTTCAAAATAAAACCCAGCAATAGTTACTAGTATGGCAATCCCAAATTGCACCTGTATGCTTGCTTCTGAGCGAATGAGTTGTAGCCCGCCTTGTAGCGAATACTTCATTCCTTTAAGTCTACCTACAATAAATTTTATGGGCACGGCTTGATTTATTTTTATGTAATTTATAATTAAATACTATGAAAGCGCGTTTACAGCACTCTCATAATTTGGTTCTTGGCCTATTTCTGGAACTTGCTCTGTATATAAGACTTTTGCATTTTCATCCAGTACTACAATCGCTCTAGAGTGAAGCCCAGCAAATGAACCATCTTCGATAGTTACGCCATAGTCAACTCCAAATTTACCTGTCTTAAAGTCAGATAGTGCATGTACGTTTTCTAAACCTTCGGCAGCACAAAATCTTGCTTGTGCAAATGGGAGGTCTCTAGAGATACAAAGTACCTCTGTGTTTGCTAGACTAGAAACCTTTTCGTTAAACGTTCGGACAGATTGAGCACAAACTCCTGTATCAACAGAAGGAAAAATATTTAAAACAACGCGCTTACCATTAAACTCCTCTAGGGTTGTTGTCGATAAATCATTTCGCGAAAGCGTAAACTCAGGAGCTTTTGTTCCTATTTCTGGTAAGTTACCAATTGTATTTGTAGCGTTTCCGCCTAGTGTAATTTGTGCCATTTTTTTGTGTATTAAGTAAAAATAGGTAAAACACTTGTATCTCTTGATAGCTTAACAATTGTTTATAACCCTATAGACTCATAAAGATTTTTAAGAGCACTCAAAAAAAAAGGGATATGCCTTTTAATAGCATATCCCTTCAAAATCAATTAACAATGATTTTAGGAATCTATAGACCCCATAACTCTTTGCATAAATCCGTTAAGAGCATCTTTTTTTGTATTTCCAGCTTTTACAGCTTTATGTACTTCTAAGGCTCCATACATATTTGATATAAGCTCACCTATAACATCTAGCTCCTCATCTTT from Dokdonia sp. Hel_I_53 carries:
- the tpx gene encoding thiol peroxidase: MAQITLGGNATNTIGNLPEIGTKAPEFTLSRNDLSTTTLEEFNGKRVVLNIFPSVDTGVCAQSVRTFNEKVSSLANTEVLCISRDLPFAQARFCAAEGLENVHALSDFKTGKFGVDYGVTIEDGSFAGLHSRAIVVLDENAKVLYTEQVPEIGQEPNYESAVNALS
- a CDS encoding diacylglycerol kinase family protein — encoded protein: MPIKFIVGRLKGMKYSLQGGLQLIRSEASIQVQFGIAILVTIAGFYFEISRIEWMAQTLCIGLVMTAEGLNTAIEGIADFIHPDFHVKIGKIKDVAAGAVGIAALASVVVAVIIYFPKVF
- a CDS encoding DUF6952 family protein, whose translation is MKLPVIKHLVGFIENNDQDFVVETIETLENLTEVPSLKDEELDVIGELISNMYGALEVHKAVKAGNTKKDALNGFMQRVMGSIDS